A window of Nitrososphaera sp. genomic DNA:
GTTGCCGGCACGCTGGCATCGGGCAGCATTAGTAACGGGCTGACAGCAGCTGCCCAAACGCTGAACAGTACAACGTCTGGTACTGGTAGTGGCACTTCGTCAAACAGTTCTGCCACCTCTGGTTCTAATCTGACAAGTAGTACAAGTACGCCGGGCAATCAGGCCACGAGTAACTCTGGCGCTAATATGACGAGCACCAACTCAACTAACAGTAACGCAACCACTACCGCTTCTGCAAACACCACAACTTCAACCTCTGCAGCTAACGTTACCAGTATTATGGCTCAGAGAATGGTTGGTCAAATCTCAAGTGTACAACTTGACAATACCACTGGCAAGCCTGCATGGATTCAATCTGGCGTCTGGCTTCTGCGAGGCATAAAGAACAGTACCGGGGGACAGACAGAACAGCTGTATGCTCGATTTGAAATGATAAAGCCGGATGGCACAGCAATGCACAAGCACCTCGTATATGCATTTAAAATGGCAGGACAGCCAACCACAGGGTCGGATGGTTCAACGGTCCTGAACGGCACAGCTACAGTGACAATGCCGGGTGGACCGGTCAAGGATGTTCCAATAACTATCAAGATATTCAATCAAAAGCTGATTGGAATGTGGATAGGTCCTGACAAGGTAAACAACCACTTTGGCTCCGGTCCGGTGTATGGGACTGTGACAAAAGCATCCCTCGGCGTAGTGTCGGAGATGACAAACTCCACCCAGTCGTAGTCTCTACTGGGCAAGCCTTTTTTTCTTGCCCACGAACACGACAAATATCCCTTTCTGCATTTCGTGACCCGTAGTGATAATTTGCATCACTCGAAAAGTATTAGCAGGGTACTATAGGCGTGTAATCTCATAGCACCTCGCAGCGCTAGGCGGCCAAATCTTTATTTTTGGTTCAATCATTTGTCTGAGAAGATGCACGATAAACTTCTCAGGTCTTGCCTTGCAATTGTTGTGGTTTCAAGCCTGCTTTTCACATCAATTTTGTCAAATTCATTTGCCCAGGGTGTGGCGACCGTCAAATCGAGTCCGGTTACCATAAACAAGGCGCAGGTAACCACTGAGGTTTCGCTTGACCCGTCATATCTTCCGGCCAGTCCCTCCTCGACTAACACCATGACGGTGAGAACCTTCCAAACAGCTAGCGGCAATAACGCAAATACCACCATATCAAAGCTCAATTACAGGCTGCAGGTCATGCTGGGTAACGCCACGCTTCTTGATCAGAGGTTTGCTTCTGCGGACGGCATAATTGCCGCGAAGCTCATACTTGACTCGCAGATCAATGGTTGGCAAGTAAACGGTCAAACCCACTCACCAACAGACCAAATCCCTGTAAGCCAGTCCAACCCAGTGGAAATTCGAAGTAAAATACTATCAACTGGAGGTGCGTACCACTTCATAGTCACTCTTGAGAAGGGAAGCCAAGGCCTTGCCTTGAGCGATGATCAAAAGTTTGACATTTACATTAACGTGAGCCAAGAGTATGACTTTAACGGCGTCAAGACTTTGTCCGGACCGGCGGACTTTAAGATTAGGTCATTTAACGACCAGGTTACGGATTTAAAGTATCTCTCAAACAGCGAGAACAACAGCCTATCAATTGTGATGCCATTTGATTGGCGTTCGCAGTACGCTCAATCCACACAACTCGTGCACCTTGAAGTGGAATTCCCAAAGTCAGTGGCTGAGCTTCAGGCAAATAGCTATCAGGGCACCGTGAATGGAGTTGTCGTTCCCCAACGCTCGCTGCTAATAGACGACTTTAGTATCCCGCAGCTTAGAATTGTACATGTAGTGCTGTCAAGGCCAACACTTGACCTGCTCTCTGAGAGAATCAAGTCAGAGACGAACGTGCTGCACGTGGTGCTGACACCTCTAACAGGCAAGCCTAAGTTTCCTGTACAGATTCAGTCAACGCCTAGAGGCGACTATGTCTTTGAACTTTCCTGGGGACCTGCAATAATCCAGTCGGGTGTTCAAACCACGTTCTCTATGGACATGCTAGACCCGAAGACAGGCGATACAACAAACGCCAACTTTGACTTTGTACTTACCCAAAACGGGACGGAAGTATTCAAAACACCGCTCTCGTCAGGCCTCGGCCTTTACACTCAACAATATACATTTCCAAAAGAGGGCGTCTACAGGCTTGCAGCCTCCAACATAAACGGAGGAGGAGAAAGCGCAGGGCTTAACCTCATAGTGCAAAAGGGGAATGGAACATCCTCAAGTAGCTCCGGCACATCAGGAGGACAGCCGTCAGGATGTCTTATCGCCACAGCGGCCTTTGGCTCCGAACTCACTCCACAGGTCCAGTACCTCCGCAATTTTAGAGACCAGTTCGTAATGAAATCTGAAACTGGTGCGGCATTTATGAGCTCATTTAACTCTGTTTATTACTCGTTCAGCCCGCAGGTTGCCGACTATGAGCGGCAGCAACCTTGGATGCAGGCAAGCGTAAGGACGCTAGTCTATCCTTTGCTTGGAATTCTCACCCTTTCAGAAAAGGCGCACTATCTGCTGGGAGGTGAGGCAGGCACGATGGTCGCAGGTGCGCTGGCCAGTGCAATGATAGGCGCAGCATATCTGTGGCCTGCAGGAGCAGCCGTGGTCAAAATCTCCCAGAAGCGATGCCCTGCAAAATGGCTAGTATTAGCAGTCACCGTCGCCGCTGTCGCAATGGTAGTTTCGTGGTTGGCATACCCCGCAATGCTGTACATTACTACATCTGCTTTTGTGGTTGTAAGTGCAGCGGCATCCTCACTGGCAGCGGGACTGCTTGTCACATGGATTGCAACACGCAGACAAGCAGTACTTAAGAAAAAAGTGTAGGGGCAGAGCTCAGGTGAGAACCTTGTCGAGCGTTCCTTTTGACCTTGCGATCTTTATTTCCCGCGCAATGCGCCTGCCCATGCTCATGGGTTCGTCGTATAGCAGGCTTGAGTACGGCGAGCCGTCCACGTACAGATTCGTGCCGGCGACTATTCTTGCCGAGAACTCAAAAGTAGTGAATTTCCCCTCGCTGTCATAGACCCCTTCAAGGCAGAAAGGTCCCGGCATGCCCGGCGGCACCAGACGCTCCGCAGCGCTCACAAAGTTCTCACCCATCTTGTAGACTTCTTCAAGAAGCGACTCTCTGAGCACGAGAGGGAAATTTCCAATGACGTTGTAC
This region includes:
- a CDS encoding CFI-box-CTERM domain-containing protein, which codes for MHDKLLRSCLAIVVVSSLLFTSILSNSFAQGVATVKSSPVTINKAQVTTEVSLDPSYLPASPSSTNTMTVRTFQTASGNNANTTISKLNYRLQVMLGNATLLDQRFASADGIIAAKLILDSQINGWQVNGQTHSPTDQIPVSQSNPVEIRSKILSTGGAYHFIVTLEKGSQGLALSDDQKFDIYINVSQEYDFNGVKTLSGPADFKIRSFNDQVTDLKYLSNSENNSLSIVMPFDWRSQYAQSTQLVHLEVEFPKSVAELQANSYQGTVNGVVVPQRSLLIDDFSIPQLRIVHVVLSRPTLDLLSERIKSETNVLHVVLTPLTGKPKFPVQIQSTPRGDYVFELSWGPAIIQSGVQTTFSMDMLDPKTGDTTNANFDFVLTQNGTEVFKTPLSSGLGLYTQQYTFPKEGVYRLAASNINGGGESAGLNLIVQKGNGTSSSSSGTSGGQPSGCLIATAAFGSELTPQVQYLRNFRDQFVMKSETGAAFMSSFNSVYYSFSPQVADYERQQPWMQASVRTLVYPLLGILTLSEKAHYLLGGEAGTMVAGALASAMIGAAYLWPAGAAVVKISQKRCPAKWLVLAVTVAAVAMVVSWLAYPAMLYITTSAFVVVSAAASSLAAGLLVTWIATRRQAVLKKKV